In the Flavobacterium sp. J372 genome, one interval contains:
- a CDS encoding nucleotidyltransferase family protein: protein MQIISNNIDRIKKLCASHNVDTMYLFGSALRNDFNRSSDIDFLVKFKPGNLAGYFDNYLNLKQSLKNLLGREVDLVEEQTLRNPVLINSINRNKELIYG from the coding sequence ATGCAAATCATTAGCAACAATATCGACCGAATCAAAAAACTCTGTGCCAGCCATAATGTTGACACCATGTATTTATTTGGTTCTGCTTTGCGAAATGATTTTAACAGATCTAGTGACATTGATTTTCTTGTAAAATTCAAGCCTGGTAACTTAGCTGGCTATTTTGATAATTACCTCAATTTAAAGCAAAGCTTAAAAAATTTACTTGGACGAGAGGTAGATTTGGTTGAAGAACAAACTTTGAGAAATCCTGTTCTCATCAACTCCATAAACAGAAATAAAGAACTTATTTATGGATGA
- a CDS encoding DUF86 domain-containing protein: MDERILKWLYDIKFAIDEIESYFENQPKDFFAYKNNLMLKRAVERDLEIIGEAVNRILQRDLQFENKISNARAIVGLRNQVIHAYDNISDENIWSVLINHLPKLKVEVVSLISHV, encoded by the coding sequence ATGGATGAAAGAATCCTGAAATGGCTTTATGATATTAAATTCGCTATTGACGAGATTGAGAGTTATTTTGAAAATCAGCCTAAAGATTTTTTCGCATACAAGAATAACCTGATGCTAAAACGTGCTGTTGAACGTGATTTGGAAATCATCGGCGAAGCTGTTAACCGCATCTTACAGCGTGACCTTCAGTTCGAAAATAAAATCAGCAATGCACGCGCTATAGTTGGACTCCGCAATCAGGTCATTCACGCTTACGATAACATTTCCGATGAAAATATCTGGTCTGTTCTCATCAATCACCTTCCAAAACTGAAAGTAGAAGTTGTCAGTCTTATCAGCCACGTTTAA
- a CDS encoding response regulator produces MNLNWKNIFLADDDADDREFFADALKEVKQDVVLTESRDGQELMKLLQNPDVQQPDVIFLDLNMPVKSGYQCLEEIRRDDNLKDSVVVIFTTSSLQEDIDRLYAMGANLFITKPTNFLHLKELISKVFSLDWMKGQQRPDRDNFSLS; encoded by the coding sequence ATGAATTTAAACTGGAAAAATATTTTTTTGGCTGACGATGATGCTGACGACCGTGAGTTTTTTGCCGATGCCTTAAAAGAAGTTAAACAAGACGTTGTGCTTACCGAAAGCCGCGACGGGCAGGAACTTATGAAGCTTCTGCAAAATCCTGATGTACAACAGCCTGATGTTATATTCCTTGACCTGAATATGCCCGTGAAAAGCGGCTACCAGTGCCTTGAGGAAATACGCAGGGACGATAACCTGAAAGACAGTGTTGTTGTAATCTTTACCACAAGCAGCCTTCAGGAGGATATTGACAGGCTTTACGCGATGGGAGCTAACCTCTTCATTACCAAGCCAACCAACTTTTTGCATCTTAAAGAGCTGATAAGCAAAGTTTTTTCGTTAGACTGGATGAAAGGTCAGCAACGCCCGGACAGAGATAACTTCTCCCTATCATAA